In Pedobacter sp. W3I1, one DNA window encodes the following:
- a CDS encoding choice-of-anchor I family protein: MNCKKLFGAILIVSLAFTACKKDPTDDPIVDPPVEAIVPEKIDSFKETASIDLGGEFASEISAYDPLTKRLFVVSNDGGAKVDIVDMSKYPTVTKLQTLIFASNAGINSVAVNNGLLAIALNGADPQGNGDVVVLKTSTLEEVKKITVGAMPDMVTFSPDGNYILSANEGEPNDAYTVDPKGSVSIVNIKDNYSVKTLNFSAFESQKATLLAGGFRIYGLNASFAQDIEPEYIAVSADSKKAYVTLQENNGVAEVDILAGTITKINPLGTRDISQPDNAFDVSDKDNKKVLGTWPIKAFYLPDAISYFTTGGNAYLALANEGDTRAWKGYDEEVRVKSLTLDAAKFPNAATLKLDENLGRLTVSRAFGDIDGDGDYDELYATGGRCLSIINANTGALVANIGKDLEQRVIDAGKYDDDRSDNKGVEVEGVTVAQVNGQTLAFIGMERVDMIAVYDVSTPAAPKFVQLFSTGDAPEGVLFVKPKDSPNGRSLLIVSNEADGTVRFYQPDKI, from the coding sequence ATGAACTGTAAAAAACTATTTGGTGCAATCCTTATTGTTTCATTGGCATTTACTGCCTGCAAAAAAGATCCAACTGATGATCCGATTGTAGACCCTCCGGTCGAAGCTATCGTTCCTGAAAAAATCGACAGCTTTAAAGAAACCGCTTCTATTGATTTGGGTGGAGAATTTGCTTCAGAAATTTCTGCTTACGATCCCTTAACAAAGAGATTGTTTGTAGTAAGCAATGATGGAGGTGCCAAAGTTGACATTGTTGATATGAGCAAATATCCAACAGTTACAAAATTGCAGACTTTAATCTTTGCAAGTAACGCGGGGATTAACAGTGTGGCAGTTAATAATGGTTTATTGGCAATCGCCTTAAATGGTGCAGATCCGCAGGGAAATGGCGATGTAGTGGTATTAAAAACATCAACTTTAGAAGAAGTTAAAAAAATCACCGTTGGTGCTATGCCCGATATGGTGACTTTTAGCCCTGATGGAAACTATATTTTATCAGCAAATGAAGGCGAACCAAATGATGCTTACACTGTCGATCCAAAAGGAAGCGTTTCAATCGTCAACATAAAAGATAACTACTCGGTTAAAACATTAAATTTTTCTGCTTTCGAATCGCAAAAAGCAACATTGCTTGCAGGTGGTTTCAGGATTTATGGCTTAAATGCAAGTTTTGCACAGGATATCGAACCTGAATATATTGCAGTAAGTGCTGATTCTAAAAAAGCCTACGTTACCTTACAAGAAAATAATGGGGTTGCTGAAGTAGATATTCTTGCTGGAACGATTACTAAAATTAATCCGTTAGGCACCAGAGACATCAGTCAACCAGATAATGCTTTTGACGTAAGTGATAAAGACAATAAAAAAGTTCTAGGTACCTGGCCAATTAAGGCTTTCTATCTGCCAGATGCCATTTCATATTTCACCACAGGCGGTAATGCTTATTTGGCCCTGGCTAATGAGGGGGATACCAGAGCCTGGAAAGGTTATGATGAAGAAGTTCGCGTAAAAAGCTTAACACTTGATGCTGCTAAATTTCCAAATGCAGCGACACTCAAATTAGACGAAAACCTTGGAAGGTTAACCGTAAGCAGAGCCTTTGGCGATATAGATGGCGACGGCGATTATGATGAACTATATGCAACAGGCGGAAGATGTTTAAGCATCATCAATGCCAACACAGGTGCCTTGGTGGCCAATATTGGTAAAGATTTAGAGCAAAGGGTAATCGATGCTGGTAAATATGACGACGATCGTTCGGATAATAAAGGCGTAGAAGTAGAAGGTGTTACCGTTGCGCAGGTTAACGGACAAACCTTAGCCTTTATTGGAATGGAACGCGTAGATATGATTGCTGTTTATGATGTATCTACACCAGCTGCACCCAAATTTGTTCAACTATTCTCAACAGGCGATGCCCCAGAAGGTGTGTTGTTTGTTAAGCCAAAAGATAGTCCGAATGGAAGAAGTTTATTAATTGTGTCAAACGAAGCAGATGGTACCGTTCGGTTCTATCAGCCCGATAAAATATAG
- the lpdA gene encoding dihydrolipoyl dehydrogenase, whose product MQYDVVVIGSGPGGYVGAIRCAQLGLKTAVVEKYKTFGGTCLNVGCIPSKALLDSSEHFHNAAHTFTTHGINLKDLKVDMKQMIARKDDVVAQNTAGITYLFKKNKIDSFEGVGSFVDKNTILVTKADGSTETLSAKNVIIATGSKPTALPFLPIDKKRIITSTEALNIKEVPKTMVVIGGGVIGLELGSVYARLGTKVSVVEFLPSIIGTMDAGLGKELQRVLKKTLGMEFYMGHKVTGATTKGKTVTVTADTPKGESISLEADYCIVAVGRTAYSEGLGLDKIGITVEERGKKIPVNEHLETSVKGVYAIGDVITGAMLAHKAEDEGTYVAETIAGQKPHINYNLIPGVVYTWPEVASVGLTEEQLKEKGVKYKTGSFPFKASGRAKASMDTDGFIKVLADAATDEVLGVHMIGPRAADMIAEAVIAMEFRASAEDIARTCHAHPTYTEALKEAALAATDNRAIHI is encoded by the coding sequence ATGCAATACGATGTCGTTGTTATCGGTTCAGGGCCGGGCGGTTATGTAGGCGCAATCCGTTGTGCTCAGTTAGGTTTAAAAACTGCAGTTGTCGAAAAATATAAAACTTTTGGAGGTACTTGCTTAAATGTAGGTTGTATTCCATCTAAGGCTTTATTAGATTCTTCAGAGCATTTTCACAACGCTGCTCACACCTTTACTACCCATGGTATCAACTTAAAAGATTTAAAGGTTGATATGAAACAAATGATCGCCCGTAAAGATGATGTTGTTGCCCAAAATACAGCAGGTATCACTTATTTGTTCAAGAAAAATAAAATCGATTCTTTCGAAGGCGTTGGCTCTTTTGTAGATAAAAATACCATTCTGGTAACTAAAGCCGACGGCTCTACAGAAACGTTATCCGCTAAAAACGTAATCATTGCTACAGGTTCTAAACCTACAGCGTTACCATTTTTACCAATCGATAAAAAACGCATTATTACCTCAACCGAGGCTTTAAATATTAAAGAAGTACCAAAAACGATGGTGGTAATCGGTGGTGGTGTAATTGGTCTGGAGTTAGGTTCGGTATACGCCCGCTTAGGTACAAAAGTATCTGTTGTTGAGTTTTTACCATCTATTATTGGCACTATGGATGCTGGTTTGGGTAAAGAACTTCAGCGTGTGTTAAAGAAAACTTTAGGCATGGAGTTTTACATGGGCCATAAAGTTACCGGTGCTACCACTAAAGGTAAAACGGTAACCGTTACAGCTGATACCCCTAAAGGCGAATCCATTTCTTTAGAAGCCGATTATTGTATCGTTGCGGTTGGTCGTACGGCTTATAGCGAAGGTTTAGGTTTAGATAAAATCGGGATCACGGTTGAAGAACGAGGCAAAAAAATCCCGGTTAATGAGCATTTAGAAACTTCGGTTAAAGGTGTTTATGCTATTGGTGATGTAATTACCGGTGCCATGTTAGCGCACAAAGCAGAAGATGAAGGTACTTATGTTGCCGAAACCATTGCAGGTCAGAAACCGCATATCAATTATAACTTAATCCCTGGCGTGGTTTATACCTGGCCAGAGGTTGCTTCTGTAGGTTTAACCGAAGAGCAGTTAAAGGAAAAAGGTGTTAAATATAAAACAGGTTCATTCCCTTTCAAAGCCAGCGGACGTGCAAAAGCGAGTATGGATACCGATGGTTTTATTAAAGTTTTGGCTGATGCTGCTACTGATGAAGTTTTAGGTGTACACATGATTGGCCCACGTGCTGCAGATATGATTGCAGAAGCCGTTATTGCAATGGAATTCCGTGCTTCTGCAGAAGATATTGCACGTACCTGCCATGCGCATCCAACTTATACCGAAGCCTTAAAAGAAGCTGCACTTGCTGCAACCGATAACAGGGCAATACATATTTAA
- a CDS encoding VOC family protein, translating into MLTDINPKLPMRDKAITRDFYVNKLGFKDIGSTDFKDYLMVQKDRVQIHFFLFETLDPKENYGQVYIRTDDIEGLYKSMLETKQSIHPNGSLQTKPWGQKEFAMLDPDNNLLTFGQGV; encoded by the coding sequence ATGCTAACAGACATTAACCCAAAACTTCCTATGCGTGATAAGGCAATCACCAGAGATTTTTATGTAAATAAATTAGGTTTTAAAGACATTGGAAGCACTGATTTTAAGGATTACCTCATGGTACAAAAAGACCGTGTTCAGATTCACTTTTTTCTATTTGAAACCCTTGATCCGAAAGAAAACTATGGGCAGGTTTATATCCGTACAGATGATATAGAAGGGCTGTACAAATCCATGCTCGAAACTAAACAAAGCATTCATCCGAATGGGAGCTTGCAAACCAAGCCATGGGGACAAAAGGAATTTGCAATGCTCGATCCTGATAATAATTTACTCACTTTCGGGCAGGGCGTATAA
- a CDS encoding Crp/Fnr family transcriptional regulator produces the protein MMSAQEILASVGTFSSRDLLLFEEYTVRRSFPKNDVLLHLGEICQSVYFILSGSFFQFQSNNITETIIDLHLPKEWMYNHPSLIEQKPSGTTIKAFEQSEVLELSLNNVHNLIAKSQSFLSLGRIFDQPNNRTYLFDHSLNPIQKYNYIKTAKPLIVQVFPVKMIASYLKIAPETLSRVRANK, from the coding sequence ATGATGTCAGCCCAGGAAATTTTAGCTAGTGTCGGGACATTTTCGTCTCGAGATTTGCTTCTTTTTGAAGAATATACTGTCCGAAGGTCGTTCCCTAAAAACGATGTGCTCTTGCATCTTGGCGAAATCTGTCAATCCGTTTATTTCATTTTATCGGGATCTTTTTTTCAATTTCAGTCTAACAATATCACAGAAACAATTATCGATCTGCATTTACCAAAAGAGTGGATGTACAATCACCCAAGCCTGATTGAGCAAAAGCCTTCAGGTACAACGATCAAGGCATTTGAACAATCTGAAGTGCTGGAACTTAGCTTAAACAATGTGCATAACTTAATCGCCAAATCACAGTCTTTTTTGAGTTTGGGTAGAATTTTTGACCAGCCCAATAACAGGACATACCTGTTTGATCATTCGTTAAATCCCATCCAAAAATATAATTACATCAAAACTGCCAAGCCGCTCATTGTACAGGTTTTTCCAGTTAAAATGATTGCTTCATATCTTAAGATCGCCCCTGAAACATTAAGCAGGGTAAGGGCGAATAAATGA
- a CDS encoding DUF2306 domain-containing protein, protein MVKGLWILFATFALLIGLYPMIYFLMDRKFGLLNSKSVELLTNTFWNIGFYMHIIFGGIALFIGWTQFSQKMRNRRMALHRKLGKVYVVAVLLSALAGIYIGFFATGGWVSSAGFICLGIIWFYTTLKAYLYIKRGEIEKHQKMMVYSYAACFAAVTLRIWLPVLTMVYGDFSKAYLIVAWLCWIPNLIVAYLITRKTANQ, encoded by the coding sequence ATGGTAAAAGGATTATGGATTTTATTTGCAACCTTCGCATTGCTGATTGGGCTCTACCCAATGATTTACTTTTTGATGGATAGGAAATTTGGATTGTTAAATTCAAAGTCGGTTGAGTTGTTGACCAATACTTTCTGGAACATTGGTTTTTATATGCATATCATTTTTGGAGGAATCGCTTTATTTATCGGTTGGACGCAATTTAGTCAGAAAATGAGAAATAGGCGCATGGCACTTCACCGAAAACTCGGTAAAGTTTATGTGGTGGCTGTACTGCTTAGCGCATTAGCGGGTATTTATATTGGCTTTTTTGCAACAGGAGGATGGGTTTCTTCCGCTGGATTTATTTGCTTAGGCATCATTTGGTTTTACACTACTTTAAAAGCTTATTTATACATTAAACGCGGAGAAATTGAAAAACATCAAAAAATGATGGTTTATAGTTATGCGGCTTGTTTTGCTGCTGTAACATTAAGGATTTGGCTGCCAGTTTTGACAATGGTTTATGGTGATTTTTCAAAAGCCTACCTGATTGTGGCCTGGTTATGCTGGATTCCGAATTTGATTGTTGCCTATTTAATCACCAGAAAAACCGCTAATCAATAA
- a CDS encoding HAD family phosphatase, with protein MSKIKAILFDLDGTLIDSEKFHFDCWNKFLCEYEVALDFKDWLTNYAGIPLPKNAKTIVDRYKIEEDLEGFINRREKITFDGFRTTDIQLMPFALEFIEYAYKKGLTLAVVTASPKIDVEAVFERNGLAKYFSLFITRTDVSKSKPDPESYNLCVERLGIAKEECIVFEDTLNGVKSAMAAGITCYAIQSNVRAHQKLKIADELFLSFANAKEFMIQKELI; from the coding sequence ATGAGTAAAATAAAAGCAATACTGTTTGATTTAGATGGTACATTAATTGATTCTGAAAAGTTTCATTTCGATTGTTGGAATAAGTTTTTGTGTGAATACGAAGTTGCGCTGGATTTTAAGGACTGGTTAACGAATTACGCCGGAATCCCCTTACCTAAGAATGCAAAGACCATAGTAGACAGGTATAAAATCGAAGAAGACTTAGAAGGCTTCATCAACAGAAGAGAAAAGATTACTTTCGATGGTTTTAGAACAACGGATATTCAGTTAATGCCCTTTGCATTGGAATTTATCGAGTATGCTTATAAAAAAGGACTTACACTGGCTGTGGTCACCGCTAGTCCTAAAATTGATGTTGAAGCCGTTTTTGAGCGGAACGGTTTGGCTAAATATTTCAGTTTATTTATTACCAGAACAGATGTAAGCAAATCAAAACCCGATCCCGAAAGTTATAATCTCTGTGTAGAGCGCTTGGGTATAGCAAAAGAAGAATGCATCGTTTTTGAAGACACCTTAAATGGTGTTAAATCGGCCATGGCTGCAGGCATTACTTGTTATGCCATTCAAAGCAATGTCCGCGCGCATCAAAAACTAAAAATAGCCGACGAATTGTTCCTCAGCTTTGCCAATGCCAAAGAATTTATGATACAAAAGGAATTGATTTAG
- a CDS encoding esterase-like activity of phytase family protein, translating into MKPVSQLFFVYSILAIVLSSCSVTKYAAVKQIETSISSVKFLDEYTMPLNPIFQNTVVGGLSGIDYDIKQNQYYMISDDPAQRSPARIYTAQIDIKENKIDTVRVTGVTYMLQQNGKPYPKYGTDKTVKPDGESVRYNPLTKQLIWSSEGERLFKDGDTTIVQPNLTFISTDGKFLDTIPLPKGFYFTKTENGPRKNALLEGLTYADQYKTLYASLEEPLYQDGPQAAFEYDKALTRILKFDVATKKNIAQYAYNLGAMPVKPIVENDWNVNGISEILAINNYTLLVMERAWAKGHDDHTFLKLYLVDLRGAENEIDNSSFVQTPPKPLTKKLLFDFDSLNRHIDNFEGVTFGPKLPNGHLSLIFCVDNNFGKSQVQQFFLFEIIP; encoded by the coding sequence TTGAAACCTGTATCGCAGCTCTTCTTCGTTTATTCAATTCTTGCTATTGTCCTCTCATCCTGTTCTGTTACTAAGTATGCTGCGGTTAAGCAAATTGAAACCAGTATTTCATCTGTAAAGTTTCTGGATGAATACACTATGCCCTTAAATCCAATTTTTCAAAATACGGTGGTTGGTGGTTTGTCGGGGATTGATTACGATATAAAGCAAAACCAGTACTACATGATCAGTGATGATCCAGCACAGCGGAGTCCGGCGAGGATTTATACTGCACAGATTGATATCAAAGAAAATAAGATCGATACCGTTCGGGTAACTGGTGTTACTTATATGCTGCAGCAAAATGGGAAACCATATCCTAAATACGGCACTGATAAAACTGTAAAACCTGATGGCGAATCGGTTCGTTATAACCCCTTAACCAAACAATTAATTTGGAGCAGTGAAGGAGAAAGGTTGTTTAAGGATGGAGATACGACGATAGTTCAGCCCAACTTAACCTTTATTTCTACAGATGGAAAGTTCCTGGATACCATTCCCCTGCCTAAAGGTTTTTACTTTACAAAAACTGAAAACGGCCCCCGCAAAAATGCTTTGTTAGAAGGTTTAACTTACGCCGATCAGTACAAAACATTGTATGCCAGTTTAGAAGAACCACTTTATCAAGATGGACCTCAAGCCGCTTTTGAATATGATAAAGCCTTAACACGGATTTTAAAGTTTGATGTAGCTACCAAAAAGAATATTGCCCAATATGCTTATAATCTTGGCGCAATGCCTGTTAAACCAATCGTTGAAAACGATTGGAATGTAAATGGAATTTCCGAAATATTAGCCATTAATAATTATACCCTTTTGGTAATGGAAAGGGCCTGGGCAAAAGGCCACGATGATCATACCTTTTTAAAACTTTATTTGGTTGATTTACGAGGTGCTGAAAATGAAATCGATAATAGCTCTTTTGTGCAAACCCCTCCGAAGCCATTAACCAAGAAATTGCTTTTCGACTTTGATTCCTTAAACCGGCATATCGATAATTTTGAAGGCGTAACCTTCGGTCCAAAATTGCCAAATGGGCACCTTTCTTTAATTTTTTGTGTCGATAATAATTTTGGGAAATCTCAGGTACAACAATTTTTCTTATTTGAGATCATTCCATAA
- a CDS encoding IS3 family transposase (programmed frameshift), translating to MSRQMFDEPFRKMALDLAMVRGSIKEVAKELGISPNLLSKWRERQGTAKQDLVNLTEDQKLINKLQKELKEAQLERDIFKKGGRHLFQGRREIFGFIKEHRQIFPVEKMCRTFAVSCSGFYYWLKHPLGKRSIDQAELLVQIKKIHKDSKYRYGAPRITSELKAQGILVSRPRVARLMRKANIKSITRNKYRVQTTDPDHLYLPAENILNRDFYAAEISQKWVSDLTYIRTGEGWLYLTTVMDLADRKIVGWALSETMDAGQTTIAAWKMAIRNRPITQELIFHSDRGLQYACNEFRKQLMKFSVNQSMSRKGNCWDNAVAESFFKTMKTEMVYHENFRTRSQARLAIFEYVEVWYNRKRRHSTLAYMTPKEFEEMLSNRKNVA from the exons ATGAGCAGACAAATGTTTGATGAACCCTTTAGAAAAATGGCCTTAGATTTAGCTATGGTTCGTGGATCGATCAAAGAGGTTGCAAAAGAATTAGGTATAAGCCCTAATCTACTAAGTAAATGGAGGGAACGGCAAGGAACAGCTAAACAAGATTTAGTAAACCTTACCGAAGACCAGAAACTGATCAATAAGCTTCAAAAGGAGCTTAAAGAGGCACAGCTAGAACGTGACATAT TTAAAAAAGGCGGTAGGCATCTTTTCCAAGGGAGACGGGAGATATTCGGATTTATAAAGGAACACCGGCAGATATTTCCTGTTGAAAAGATGTGTAGAACGTTCGCGGTAAGCTGTAGTGGCTTTTATTACTGGCTGAAACATCCATTGGGTAAGCGGTCCATTGATCAGGCTGAACTTTTGGTGCAGATCAAAAAGATTCACAAGGATAGTAAATACCGTTATGGCGCGCCCCGTATAACCTCAGAATTAAAGGCACAAGGAATCCTTGTTTCTAGACCAAGAGTAGCCAGATTGATGCGGAAAGCAAACATAAAAAGTATTACCCGCAATAAATATCGGGTGCAGACTACTGATCCTGACCATTTATATCTGCCTGCAGAAAATATTCTTAACAGAGATTTTTATGCGGCGGAGATTAGCCAAAAATGGGTCTCTGACCTTACTTATATCCGAACTGGTGAAGGCTGGCTTTATCTGACGACAGTAATGGACCTGGCAGATAGAAAAATTGTTGGCTGGGCGCTTAGCGAAACCATGGATGCCGGACAAACAACGATCGCAGCATGGAAAATGGCGATAAGAAACCGTCCGATTACCCAGGAATTAATTTTTCATTCAGACAGAGGATTGCAATACGCTTGTAATGAATTTAGAAAGCAATTGATGAAATTTTCAGTAAATCAAAGCATGAGCAGAAAAGGTAACTGCTGGGACAATGCAGTGGCGGAGAGTTTTTTTAAAACAATGAAAACAGAAATGGTATACCACGAAAATTTTCGCACCAGAAGCCAAGCCAGATTGGCGATATTCGAATATGTGGAGGTCTGGTATAACCGAAAAAGAAGGCATTCTACTCTTGCATACATGACTCCAAAAGAATTTGAAGAAATGCTAAGTAATAGAAAAAATGTTGCTTAA
- a CDS encoding DUF6515 family protein, with protein MNRLLNKGLVVFAAAAMIATLSIETVSAQRPSRSGGSAGGGRSGSVSSPSRGGGAISRQPSMHAPGRGSYAPSNGGRPARPSYSYNRPGYRPGTGYVRPGYGYRPGYGRSYYRPYYSYYNFYRPFLGFRIGVLPYGYYPFYYGANQFYYSGGLFYQQNNSQYEVVTPPVGAEVPNLPSDANLVTINGVDYYEYKGVYYTQKENADGKTVYVVAGKDGILNTTDGPVDTHNIGDIINQLPEGCREVTIKNEKYFVSPDDVYYEEIVDGTNITYRVIGKLF; from the coding sequence ATGAATAGGTTATTAAATAAAGGATTGGTTGTTTTCGCTGCAGCAGCGATGATAGCAACTTTGAGTATCGAGACTGTTTCGGCACAGCGACCAAGTAGGAGCGGAGGTTCTGCTGGGGGCGGCAGATCAGGTTCGGTAAGCAGCCCATCTAGAGGTGGTGGTGCTATTTCCAGACAACCATCGATGCATGCGCCAGGAAGAGGTAGTTATGCGCCGAGCAATGGTGGCCGCCCAGCAAGACCCAGTTATAGCTATAACAGACCAGGTTACCGCCCTGGAACAGGTTATGTTAGACCGGGTTATGGATATCGCCCGGGGTATGGAAGATCTTATTACAGACCATATTATAGTTATTATAATTTTTACAGACCGTTTTTAGGTTTCAGGATTGGTGTATTGCCTTATGGATATTATCCATTTTATTATGGCGCTAACCAGTTTTATTATTCTGGTGGATTGTTTTATCAGCAAAACAACAGTCAATACGAAGTGGTAACCCCACCAGTTGGTGCCGAGGTTCCGAACCTGCCATCAGACGCTAACCTGGTTACCATTAATGGAGTTGATTATTACGAATACAAAGGCGTTTATTATACCCAAAAAGAAAATGCTGATGGTAAAACCGTATATGTGGTTGCCGGAAAAGACGGTATTTTAAATACAACTGATGGCCCTGTTGATACGCATAATATAGGTGATATTATTAATCAACTGCCAGAAGGGTGCAGAGAGGTAACCATTAAAAACGAAAAGTATTTTGTTTCGCCTGATGATGTTTATTATGAAGAAATAGTAGATGGAACAAATATTACTTATCGTGTAATTGGTAAGTTGTTTTAA